From the genome of Sinanaerobacter sp. ZZT-01:
GGTACAGAAAACTTGTATGGTACAGAGGCTGATGGCAGCAGGAGTGTGGACTACTGCAAGTACTGTTATGAGCAAGGTTCGTTTACATTCGAGGGCAGCATGGAGGAAATGATTGAAATTTGCGTGCCACACATGGCAGAGAGCAACCCCGACATAACGGCGGACAAAGCAAGAATCATGATGTACGAATTTTTCCCAACGCTAAAGCGCTGGAAAACAGTATAATCCAGTATTTGGTCTTGAGGCTACAAGGAGGATAATTACAATGGCCAGAGCAACAACGAAGTCGGATATGGTAACCGCAGCAATTAGCAATTACGAGAAACTGAACGTACTTATTTCTGAACTGACAGAAAAAGAATTATCAACTCCATTTGATTTCACAGCGGATGGAAAAAAGCATGAGGCACACTGGGGCAGAGACAAAAATCTTCGGGATATTTTAATTCATCTCTTTGAATGGCATCAACTGTTGCTTAATTGGGTTAATGCAAATAGAAATGGAGAAAACAAACCGTTTATTCCCGCACCGTATAATTGGAAGACCTATGGAGACATGAATGTTGGGTTTTGGGAAAAGCATCAAAGTACATCATTGGAAAAAGCAAAGGAAATGCTGAAGAAATCCCACAAAGAAGTAATGGATTTGGCAGAAACATTTACCAATGAGGAATTGTTTTCAAAAGACATATTTAAGTGGGTTGGCGGAAGTTCGTTAGGTTCTTATTTTGTGAGTGCCACAGCAAGCCATTATGATTGGGCTATGAAAAAACTGAAAGC
Proteins encoded in this window:
- a CDS encoding zinc ribbon domain-containing protein, giving the protein MEQKFCQSCGMPMGTENLYGTEADGSRSVDYCKYCYEQGSFTFEGSMEEMIEICVPHMAESNPDITADKARIMMYEFFPTLKRWKTV
- a CDS encoding ClbS/DfsB family four-helix bundle protein, whose amino-acid sequence is MARATTKSDMVTAAISNYEKLNVLISELTEKELSTPFDFTADGKKHEAHWGRDKNLRDILIHLFEWHQLLLNWVNANRNGENKPFIPAPYNWKTYGDMNVGFWEKHQSTSLEKAKEMLKKSHKEVMDLAETFTNEELFSKDIFKWVGGSSLGSYFVSATASHYDWAMKKLKAHKKNCVK